One window of the Bombus affinis isolate iyBomAffi1 chromosome 10, iyBomAffi1.2, whole genome shotgun sequence genome contains the following:
- the LOC126921232 gene encoding histone-lysine N-methyltransferase eggless isoform X2 — translation MEVIELVSDDEASGDNTQKNRNSIICNSNCVNFECSSGVDMKLAPSFACAFYGVNTEKKKKRMICTKCFIVALEHQKQLVAAFIDRKPLLKCEFPDRTMEVEISDTDDSDDEKKKDICDEEKYLPEEMLADMEEMLDSTLNNILEKYDVNYQIKQAHNVLKDQWDRIDEQNEVMDKTIKDLMCTMDMLRNNLYDEFRPQIQMLQELQINDGYVDNGLYPLVATKKVTQIRIASSSTLEDNQPEVLPIEQDNSQVVVLDLPPIGPLVRAQIDIDSIVYIMKHPLMPWIKAKVQTVVYRIPLHCRVKLLQKKYNSVIKSVSGKQIAAAVTSQVVIPIGTRVVALFKDVSSSNFYSGVIAEPPKATNKYRYLVFFDDGYAQYVEHKYIYLVAESSNKVWEDIPNESRDFVKKYIETYPERPMVKLQTGQVVKTEWNGKWWVARVIQVDASLVQMHFDADGRTEWIYRGSARLGPLYIELLKANARQQGHHASVNTPSRHRLPAISNKSNLPYVEYTSNLEPEEERFSQLEKEQNIVNETTNTVTSSAPQQSRAVARKSTSKKQSIVDTSSYNPTTETKPSHSIVYYQTQNKIQTKKFVPHKCGPQCVQGISFTPDDLRGYSPLSIPLLCGWNRQLCSPMSVDLFDFDYWVHCLAEFVLDKCFINIKDLSYGIENVPIPCVNELDHTQPDTIRYSTQREPTEGVNLNLDPNFLCSCDCEDDCQDKTKCQCWQLTIQGATLGGRVPNTSVGYVYKRLPEPVTTGIYECNSECKCAVKTCLNRVVQHPLTLKLQVFKTAPRGWGIRCLNDIPLGSFICIYAGRLLTEQGANEGGKNYGDEYLAELDYVEVVESIKEGYESDVLESEMPLSTTEDKKKSITSDDEDNTKINANDSDEDFNVSKYLNFNVDSTEPSIRKRLRKRKRDDVNQDGSEENSEDGHAAKTTENVMKSSTNENRSNDLDAITISDEEENRSGRREPSRFDPTVEPTQIERPKFKSVRDFFGEDEAVYIMDAKTTGNIGRYLNHSCDPNVFVQNVFVDTHDVRFPWVAFFALNYIRAGQELTWNYSYDVGSIPGKVIICKCGASNCRGRLL, via the exons ATGGAAGTCATTGAACTTGTTTCGGATGATGAAGCATCAGGGGATAACAcacaaaaaaatagaaattcaatAATTTGCAATTCTAATTGTGTAAACTTTGAATGTTCTTCTGGAGTAGATATGAAATTAGCACCTTCTTTTGCATGTGCTTTTTATGGAGTGAatacagaaaaaaagaaaaagcgtaTGATATGTACAAAGTGTTTTATTGTTGCTTTAGAACACCAAAAG CAATTGGTCGCAGCTTTCATAGATCGTAAGCCATTATTGAAGTGTGAATTTCCAGACCGTACAATGGAGGTAGAAATTTCCGATACTGATGATTCAGATgatgagaaaaagaaagatatatgTGACGAGg AAAAATATTTGCCAGAAGAAATGCTTGCGGATATGGAAGAAATGTTAGATAGCACATTAAACAATATTTTAGAGAAGTATGATGTTAACTATCAAATTAAACAAGCTCATAATGTACTAAAAGATCAGTGGGATAGAATAGATG aaCAAAATGAAGTTATGGATAAAACAATTAAAGATTTGATGTGTACCATGGATATGTTACGTAATAATTTATATGACGAATTCAGACCACAGATTCAAATGCTCCAAGAACTTCAAATAAATGATGGATATGTGGATAATGGACTTTATCCATTAGTGGCAACAAAAAAAGTTACACAAATAAGAATTGCCTCTTCTTCAACGTTAGAAGATAATCAACCAGAAGTTTTACCAATTGAACAAGACAATAGCCAAGTTGTGGTTCTGGATTTACCTCCAATTGGTCCACTTGTGAGAGCACAGATAGATATTGATAGCATTGTATATATTATGAAGCATCCACTTATGCCATGGATTAAAGCAAAG GTGCAAACTGTAGTTTATAGAATTCCCTTACATTGTCGtgtaaaattattacaaaagAAGTATAATTCTGTTATTAAATCTGTTTCTGGTAAACAAATCGCAGCTGCTGTAACTAGCCAAGTAGTAATTCCGATTGGCACACGAGTAGTTGCTCTATTTAAAGATGTTTCATCTAGTAATTTTTATAGTGGAGTTATAGCTGAACCACCAAAAGCTAcaaataagtatag atatttgGTATTCTTTGATGATGGTTATGCTCAATATGTTGagcataaatatatttatttagttGCTGAATCTTCCAACAAAGTTTGGGAGGATATACCTAATGAATCTCGTGATTTTGTGAAGAAATATATTGAAACATATCCTGAAAGACCAATGGTGAAACTACAAACAGGTCAAGTAGTAAAAACAGAATGGAATGGTAAATGGTGGGTTGCAAGAGTAATTCAAGTTGATGCAAGTTTAGTACAAATGCATTTTGACGCTGATGGAAGAACAGAATGGATCTACAGAGGCTCAGCTAGATTAGGGCCTTTATATATTGAACTTTTAAAAGCTAACGCTAGACAACAAGGACATCATGCATCTGTCAATACACCTAGTCGACATCGACTGCCTGCTATCTCTAAT AAAAGCAATTTACCTTATGTAGAATATACATCTAATCTAGAACCTGAGGAAGAAAGATTTTCTCAATTAGAAAAAGAACAGAATATAGTAAATGAAACTACAAATACAGTTACATCAAGTGCACCACAGCAATCACGTGCTGTTGCTAGAAAAAGTACAAGTAAAAAGCAAAGTATTGTGGATACAAGTTCCTATAATCCTACAACAGAGACAAAACCTTCTCATAGTATCGTT TACTACCAAACACAGAACAAGATTCAAACAAAAAAATTTGTTCCACATAAATGTGGCCCTCAGTGCGTTCAAGGAATATCTTTTACACCTGATGACTTGAGAGGTTATTCACCTCTTTCAATACCATTACTCTGTGGTTGGAACAGACAACTTT GCAGCCCAATGTCAGTTGATTTATTTGATTTTGATTATTGGGTGCATTGTCTAGCAGAATTTGTCTTGgataaatgttttattaatataaag gaTCTCAGTTATGGTATAGAAAATGTGCCAATACCATGTGTTAATGAATTAGATCACACCCAACCAGATACCATTAGATATAGCACTCAGAGAGAACCAACAGAAGGAGTTAATCTTAATTTAGATCCAAATTTCTTGTGTAGCTGTGATTGCGAAGATGATTGCCAA gATAAAACAAAATGTCAGTGTTGGCAATTAACAATACAAGGTGCTACTCTCGGAGGAAGAGTGCCAAATACATCTGTTGGTTACGTATATAAACGTTTACCGGAGCCAGTTACTACTGGAATTTATGAATGTAATTCTGAATGTAAATGTGCTGTAAAAACTTGCTTGAATAGAGTAGTGCAACATCCATTAACATTAAAATTACAAGTGTTCAAAACAGCTCCTCGGGGCTGGGGCATTCGATGTCTAAACGATATTCCTCTTGGAtcttttatttgtatatatgctGGTAGATTACTTACAGAACAG GGAGCTAATGAAGGTGGTAAAAATTATGGAGATGAATACCTAGCAGAATTGGATTATGTGGAAGTAGTGGAAAGTATTAAAGAAGGATATGAAAGTGATGTTCTCGAATCAGAAATGCCATTATCTACCacagaagataaaaaaaaatctaTAACTAGCGATGATGAGGATAATACGAAAATAAATGCAAATGATTCAGATGAAGATTTCAACGTTAGTAAATACTTAAATTTCAATGTAGATTCTACAGAACCTTCTATTAG AAAAAGACTAAGAAAACGAAAACGAGATGATGTCAATCAAGATGGATCTGAAGAAAATAGCGAAGATGGACACGCTGCTAAAACCACCGAAAATGTTATGAAGTCTTCTACCAATGAAAATCGTTCAAATGATCTAGATGCAATTACTATAAGCGATGAAGAAGAAAATAGGAGTGGCAGACGCGAACCAAGTAGATTTGATCCAACAGTGGAACCAACGCAAATAGAAAGACCTAAATTTAAATCAGTAAGAGATTTCTTTGGAGAAGATGAGGCTGTTTATATAATGGATGCTAAAACAACTGGAAATATTGGACGTTACTTAAAC CATTCATGTGATCCAAACGTTTTTGTGCAAAATGTATTTGTAGACACGCATGATGTAAGATTTCCATGGGTGGCATTCTTTGCTTTAAATTACATAAGAGCAGGTCAGGAATTAACATGGAATTATAGTTATGATGTTGGAAGTATACCAGGTAAAGTCATCATCTGTAAATGTGGTGCTTCTAATTGTAGAGGTCGACTTCTCTAA
- the LOC126921232 gene encoding histone-lysine N-methyltransferase eggless isoform X1, which yields MEVIELVSDDEASGDNTQKNRNSIICNSNCVNFECSSGVDMKLAPSFACAFYGVNTEKKKKRMICTKCFIVALEHQKQLVAAFIDRKPLLKCEFPDRTMEVEISDTDDSDDEKKKDICDEEKYLPEEMLADMEEMLDSTLNNILEKYDVNYQIKQAHNVLKDQWDRIDEQNEVMDKTIKDLMCTMDMLRNNLYDEFRPQIQMLQELQINDGYVDNGLYPLVATKKVTQIRIASSSTLEDNQPEVLPIEQDNSQVVVLDLPPIGPLVRAQIDIDSIVYIMKHPLMPWIKAKVQTVVYRIPLHCRVKLLQKKYNSVIKSVSGKQIAAAVTSQVVIPIGTRVVALFKDVSSSNFYSGVIAEPPKATNKYRYLVFFDDGYAQYVEHKYIYLVAESSNKVWEDIPNESRDFVKKYIETYPERPMVKLQTGQVVKTEWNGKWWVARVIQVDASLVQMHFDADGRTEWIYRGSARLGPLYIELLKANARQQGHHASVNTPSRHRLPAISNKSNLPYVEYTSNLEPEEERFSQLEKEQNIVNETTNTVTSSAPQQSRAVARKSTSKKQSIVDTSSYNPTTETKPSHSIVYYQTQNKIQTKKFVPHKCGPQCVQGISFTPDDLRGYSPLSIPLLCGWNRQLCKYPKGKKITLYQAPCGVRLRNMEELHQYLRKTGSPMSVDLFDFDYWVHCLAEFVLDKCFINIKDLSYGIENVPIPCVNELDHTQPDTIRYSTQREPTEGVNLNLDPNFLCSCDCEDDCQDKTKCQCWQLTIQGATLGGRVPNTSVGYVYKRLPEPVTTGIYECNSECKCAVKTCLNRVVQHPLTLKLQVFKTAPRGWGIRCLNDIPLGSFICIYAGRLLTEQGANEGGKNYGDEYLAELDYVEVVESIKEGYESDVLESEMPLSTTEDKKKSITSDDEDNTKINANDSDEDFNVSKYLNFNVDSTEPSIRKRLRKRKRDDVNQDGSEENSEDGHAAKTTENVMKSSTNENRSNDLDAITISDEEENRSGRREPSRFDPTVEPTQIERPKFKSVRDFFGEDEAVYIMDAKTTGNIGRYLNHSCDPNVFVQNVFVDTHDVRFPWVAFFALNYIRAGQELTWNYSYDVGSIPGKVIICKCGASNCRGRLL from the exons ATGGAAGTCATTGAACTTGTTTCGGATGATGAAGCATCAGGGGATAACAcacaaaaaaatagaaattcaatAATTTGCAATTCTAATTGTGTAAACTTTGAATGTTCTTCTGGAGTAGATATGAAATTAGCACCTTCTTTTGCATGTGCTTTTTATGGAGTGAatacagaaaaaaagaaaaagcgtaTGATATGTACAAAGTGTTTTATTGTTGCTTTAGAACACCAAAAG CAATTGGTCGCAGCTTTCATAGATCGTAAGCCATTATTGAAGTGTGAATTTCCAGACCGTACAATGGAGGTAGAAATTTCCGATACTGATGATTCAGATgatgagaaaaagaaagatatatgTGACGAGg AAAAATATTTGCCAGAAGAAATGCTTGCGGATATGGAAGAAATGTTAGATAGCACATTAAACAATATTTTAGAGAAGTATGATGTTAACTATCAAATTAAACAAGCTCATAATGTACTAAAAGATCAGTGGGATAGAATAGATG aaCAAAATGAAGTTATGGATAAAACAATTAAAGATTTGATGTGTACCATGGATATGTTACGTAATAATTTATATGACGAATTCAGACCACAGATTCAAATGCTCCAAGAACTTCAAATAAATGATGGATATGTGGATAATGGACTTTATCCATTAGTGGCAACAAAAAAAGTTACACAAATAAGAATTGCCTCTTCTTCAACGTTAGAAGATAATCAACCAGAAGTTTTACCAATTGAACAAGACAATAGCCAAGTTGTGGTTCTGGATTTACCTCCAATTGGTCCACTTGTGAGAGCACAGATAGATATTGATAGCATTGTATATATTATGAAGCATCCACTTATGCCATGGATTAAAGCAAAG GTGCAAACTGTAGTTTATAGAATTCCCTTACATTGTCGtgtaaaattattacaaaagAAGTATAATTCTGTTATTAAATCTGTTTCTGGTAAACAAATCGCAGCTGCTGTAACTAGCCAAGTAGTAATTCCGATTGGCACACGAGTAGTTGCTCTATTTAAAGATGTTTCATCTAGTAATTTTTATAGTGGAGTTATAGCTGAACCACCAAAAGCTAcaaataagtatag atatttgGTATTCTTTGATGATGGTTATGCTCAATATGTTGagcataaatatatttatttagttGCTGAATCTTCCAACAAAGTTTGGGAGGATATACCTAATGAATCTCGTGATTTTGTGAAGAAATATATTGAAACATATCCTGAAAGACCAATGGTGAAACTACAAACAGGTCAAGTAGTAAAAACAGAATGGAATGGTAAATGGTGGGTTGCAAGAGTAATTCAAGTTGATGCAAGTTTAGTACAAATGCATTTTGACGCTGATGGAAGAACAGAATGGATCTACAGAGGCTCAGCTAGATTAGGGCCTTTATATATTGAACTTTTAAAAGCTAACGCTAGACAACAAGGACATCATGCATCTGTCAATACACCTAGTCGACATCGACTGCCTGCTATCTCTAAT AAAAGCAATTTACCTTATGTAGAATATACATCTAATCTAGAACCTGAGGAAGAAAGATTTTCTCAATTAGAAAAAGAACAGAATATAGTAAATGAAACTACAAATACAGTTACATCAAGTGCACCACAGCAATCACGTGCTGTTGCTAGAAAAAGTACAAGTAAAAAGCAAAGTATTGTGGATACAAGTTCCTATAATCCTACAACAGAGACAAAACCTTCTCATAGTATCGTT TACTACCAAACACAGAACAAGATTCAAACAAAAAAATTTGTTCCACATAAATGTGGCCCTCAGTGCGTTCAAGGAATATCTTTTACACCTGATGACTTGAGAGGTTATTCACCTCTTTCAATACCATTACTCTGTGGTTGGAACAGACAACTTTGTAAATATCCAAAAGGCAAGAAAATTACATTATATCAAGCTCCGTGCGGTGTCAGATTACGAAATATGGAAGAGTTACACCAGTATCTTCGCAAAACAGGCAGCCCAATGTCAGTTGATTTATTTGATTTTGATTATTGGGTGCATTGTCTAGCAGAATTTGTCTTGgataaatgttttattaatataaag gaTCTCAGTTATGGTATAGAAAATGTGCCAATACCATGTGTTAATGAATTAGATCACACCCAACCAGATACCATTAGATATAGCACTCAGAGAGAACCAACAGAAGGAGTTAATCTTAATTTAGATCCAAATTTCTTGTGTAGCTGTGATTGCGAAGATGATTGCCAA gATAAAACAAAATGTCAGTGTTGGCAATTAACAATACAAGGTGCTACTCTCGGAGGAAGAGTGCCAAATACATCTGTTGGTTACGTATATAAACGTTTACCGGAGCCAGTTACTACTGGAATTTATGAATGTAATTCTGAATGTAAATGTGCTGTAAAAACTTGCTTGAATAGAGTAGTGCAACATCCATTAACATTAAAATTACAAGTGTTCAAAACAGCTCCTCGGGGCTGGGGCATTCGATGTCTAAACGATATTCCTCTTGGAtcttttatttgtatatatgctGGTAGATTACTTACAGAACAG GGAGCTAATGAAGGTGGTAAAAATTATGGAGATGAATACCTAGCAGAATTGGATTATGTGGAAGTAGTGGAAAGTATTAAAGAAGGATATGAAAGTGATGTTCTCGAATCAGAAATGCCATTATCTACCacagaagataaaaaaaaatctaTAACTAGCGATGATGAGGATAATACGAAAATAAATGCAAATGATTCAGATGAAGATTTCAACGTTAGTAAATACTTAAATTTCAATGTAGATTCTACAGAACCTTCTATTAG AAAAAGACTAAGAAAACGAAAACGAGATGATGTCAATCAAGATGGATCTGAAGAAAATAGCGAAGATGGACACGCTGCTAAAACCACCGAAAATGTTATGAAGTCTTCTACCAATGAAAATCGTTCAAATGATCTAGATGCAATTACTATAAGCGATGAAGAAGAAAATAGGAGTGGCAGACGCGAACCAAGTAGATTTGATCCAACAGTGGAACCAACGCAAATAGAAAGACCTAAATTTAAATCAGTAAGAGATTTCTTTGGAGAAGATGAGGCTGTTTATATAATGGATGCTAAAACAACTGGAAATATTGGACGTTACTTAAAC CATTCATGTGATCCAAACGTTTTTGTGCAAAATGTATTTGTAGACACGCATGATGTAAGATTTCCATGGGTGGCATTCTTTGCTTTAAATTACATAAGAGCAGGTCAGGAATTAACATGGAATTATAGTTATGATGTTGGAAGTATACCAGGTAAAGTCATCATCTGTAAATGTGGTGCTTCTAATTGTAGAGGTCGACTTCTCTAA